The following proteins come from a genomic window of Nymphalis io chromosome 6, ilAglIoxx1.1, whole genome shotgun sequence:
- the LOC126768890 gene encoding ATP-dependent DNA helicase DDX11 isoform X1: MTELTNPIFSFPFQPYDIQKKFMTELYLTIEDRKYGIFESPTGTGKSLSICCGALQWLKDSNKKILEDLTKEIDQIKLELSSKTDTDDWLQEEYNKINKTQNLLNLQIKFNRIMQKEKEFDELKKKVIKQNISFNKNDYFINKREKNNKTNDEKTLVEKENIDDRDLIIEESENREDDSDSEEVNLDPNEENNTKIYISSRTHSQLSQFVGEIKRTVFNDNTRVITLASRQHYCINSDVNKLNNVNLINERCLDMQKSKTKSTSIAEEGKVLKKTKTKSCSACPYYNQTNITKLKDQLLVEIMDMEDIIKCGKQLKACPYYASRMALDESEVVLISHAGIVSSGARSGISLKLKDNVLILDEAHGLTAALENAHSAPVSSRQLGSVKTFLDFYINKYRTRFSSKSLLQLNQVSFVIGKLLGLIKPKSANDKKQQVTIYKLEDFVIQSEIDHMNLRPLVEFCRHTRLAPKLHGFSIRYSQQGLEEENKKELINKKANFKEFLSNISKKKNEYEQVENTPKLEIKTNNQMPVLSTETSAGSGLYAILDFLERLCDRSANGRVLAQLGETGQLKYLLLNPAEHFEQVVSQCRSVIVAGGTMEPVNEFQALLTNNQSSTECVNIVKCGHVVAPENVLGVCLSKGPSNISLNFLYENRTSKDLLNEVGRILRNVCSIVPDGVVCFLPSYSYEQMLYEHLNCSKVIEIISKKKKIFREPKLASEVDEVLQKYATAINSKGTGTETHNGALLFSVVGGKLSEGLNFSDNLGRCVMVIGMPYPNVKSPELQEKMSYMNKIKPGAGSVYYENLCMKAVNQCIGRAVRHANDFACVLLVDERYSRPQTITALPSFVQKSLISNCTFGQTMGCVAKFFARHKEEKNINVSK; this comes from the exons ATGACTGAATTAACGAATCCCATATTTTCATTTCCCTTTCAACCTTATGATATTCAAAAGAAATTCATGactgaattatatttaacaattgaaGATAGAAAATATGGTATATTTGAAAGTCCTACTGGAACC GGTAAATCTTTAAGCATTTGTTGTGGGGCCCTTCAGTGGCTTAAAGATAGCAACAAGAAAATTTTAGAAGATCTAACCAAGGAAATAGATCAAATTAAACTTGAACTTTCAAGTAAAAcag ATACTGATGATTGGCTCCAAGaagagtataataaaataaacaagaccCAAAATTTACTAAActtgcaaataaaatttaatagaataatgcAGAAAGAGAAAGAGtttgatgaattaaaaaagaaagttattaaacaaaacattagttttaataaaaatgattattttatcaataaaagagaaaaaaataataaaacaaatgatgaAAAAACATTagtagaaaaagaaaatattgatgATCGAGACCTCATCATAGAGGAAAGCGAAAATAGGGAAGATGATTCTGACAGTGAAGAAGTAAATTTAGATCCTAATGAGGAAAATAACACTAAG atttatataagtagtagaaCTCATAGTCAGCTGTCACAGTTTGTGGGTGAAATCAAACGAACGGTATTCAATGATAACACTAGAGTAATCACCCTTGCTTCGAGACAACATTACTGCATAAATTctgatgtaaataaattaaataatgttaatcttattaatgaaag atgCCTCGATATGCAGAAATCTAAAACGAAATCAACTTCCATTGCTGAAGAGGGTAAAGTGTTgaagaaaacaaaaacaaaatcttgTTCAGCATGCCCATACTATAATCAGACCAATATAACTAAGTTAAAAGATCAATTACTTGTTGAAATAATGGATATGGAAGACATAATAAAGTGTGGTAAACAATTGAAAGCATGTCCTTACTATGCTTCCAGGATGGCATTGGATGAGTCGGAG GTAGTATTAATAAGCCATGCTGGCATAGTTAGTAGTGGAGCAAGATCAGGAATATCTCTAAAATTAAAAGACAATGTTTTAATCTTAGATGAAGCCCATGGTTTAACTGCAGCTTTAGAAAATGCTCATTCTGCACCAGTTTCTTCCAGACAATTGGGATCTGTAAAGACATTTTTGGATTTCTACATTAACAAATACAGGACTCGTTTTAGTAGCAAGAGTCTTTTGCAGTTGAATCAAGTTAGTTTTGTTATTGGAAAGTTATTag GTCTTATAAAACCAAAATCGGCAAATGATAAGAAGCAACAAGTGACAATATACAAACTTGAGGATTTTGTAATACAGTCTGAAATAGATCATATGAACCTACGTCCCTTAGTGGAATTCTGTAGACATACTAGATTGGCCCCAAAACTACACGGGTTTTCGATAAGATATAGCCAGCAAGGGCTTGAagaggaaaataaaaaagaattaatcaACAAAAAGGCTAATTTTAAGGAGTTTCTTAGTAACATATCAAAGAAGAAAAATGAATATGAGCAAGTTGAAAACACACCAAAATTagaaatcaaaacaaataatcag atGCCTGTATTATCAACGGAAACATCAGCCGGTAGTGGGCTATATGCTATACTGGATTTCTTGGAGAGGTTGTGTGACCGAAGTGCAAATGGGAGAGTTTTAGCGCAACTTGGGGAAACTGGACAGCTCAAATATCTTCTTTTGAACCCAGCAGAACATTTCGAGCAAGTTGTCAGTCAGTGCAGATCT GTTATTGTAGCAGGAGGCACGATGGAACCAGTGAATGAGTTTCAAGCGTTGCTAACAAATAACCAGTCGAGCACAGAATGTGTTAATATCGTAAAATGTGGACATGTTGTCGCGCCAGAGAATGTATTGGGAGTTTGTCTATCAAAAGGTCCCTCCAATatcagtttgaattttttatatgaaaaccgAACTTCAAAAGATTTG ctGAACGAAGTTGGTCGCATACTAAGAAACGTTTGCAGCATAGTACCCGACGGTGTCGTATGTTTTCTTCCATCGTACTCTTACGAACAGATGTTGTACGAACATCTTAATTGCAGTAAAGTCAtcgaaattataagtaaaaagaaaaagataTTCCGGGAACCTAAATTAGCATCGGAAGTTGAtgag GTTTTACAAAAGTATGCAACAGCTATAAATAGTAAAGGTACAGGGACAGAGACCCATAATGGTGCTCTCTTATTTAGTGTTGTTGGTGGAAAATTAAGTGAAGGTCTAAATTTTAG tgatAATTTGGGTCGATGTGTGATGGTAATCGGAATGCCTTATCCAAACGTAAAATCCCCAGAGCTACAAGAAAAGATGAGttatatgaacaaaataaaGCCTGGTGCAGGAAGCGTTTACTATGAAAATTTGTGTATGAAAGCTGTCAACCAGTGTATTG GTCGAGCTGTGAGACATGCCAATGATTTTGCTTGTGTTTTGCTAGTAGATGAAAGATATTCTAGACCTCAAACCATTACAGCTTTACCATCATTTGTCCag AAATCTCTAATATCAAATTGCACATTTGGTCAAACAATGGGATGTGTGGCTAAGTTTTTTGCAAGGCACAAggaggaaaaaaatattaatgtttcaaaataa
- the LOC126768890 gene encoding ATP-dependent DNA helicase DDX11 isoform X3, which yields MTELTNPIFSFPFQPYDIQKKFMTELYLTIEDRKYGIFESPTGTGKSLSICCGALQWLKDSNKKILEDLTKEIDQIKLELSSKTDTDDWLQEEYNKINKTQNLLNLQIKFNRIMQKEKEFDELKKKVIKQNISFNKNDYFINKREKNNKTNDEKTLVEKENIDDRDLIIEESENREDDSDSEEVNLDPNEENNTKIYISSRTHSQLSQFVGEIKRTVFNDNTRVITLASRQHYCINSDVNKLNNVNLINERCLDMQKSKTKSTSIAEEGKVLKKTKTKSCSACPYYNQTNITKLKDQLLVEIMDMEDIIKCGKQLKACPYYASRMALDESEVVLISHAGIVSSGARSGISLKLKDNVLILDEAHGLTAALENAHSAPVSSRQLGSVKTFLDFYINKYRTRFSSKSLLQLNQVSFVIGKLLGLIKPKSANDKKQQVTIYKLEDFVIQSEIDHMNLRPLVEFCRHTRLAPKLHGFSIRYSQQGLEEENKKELINKKANFKEFLSNISKKKNEYEQVENTPKLEIKTNNQMPVLSTETSAGSGLYAILDFLERLCDRSANGRVLAQLGETGQLKYLLLNPAEHFEQVVSQCRSVIVAGGTMEPVNEFQALLTNNQSSTECVNIVKCGHVVAPENVLGVCLSKGPSNISLNFLYENRTSKDLLNEVGRILRNVCSIVPDGVVCFLPSYSYEQMLYEHLNCSKVIEIISKKKKIFREPKLASEVDEVLQKYATAINSKGTGTETHNGALLFSVVGGKLSEGLNFSDQ from the exons ATGACTGAATTAACGAATCCCATATTTTCATTTCCCTTTCAACCTTATGATATTCAAAAGAAATTCATGactgaattatatttaacaattgaaGATAGAAAATATGGTATATTTGAAAGTCCTACTGGAACC GGTAAATCTTTAAGCATTTGTTGTGGGGCCCTTCAGTGGCTTAAAGATAGCAACAAGAAAATTTTAGAAGATCTAACCAAGGAAATAGATCAAATTAAACTTGAACTTTCAAGTAAAAcag ATACTGATGATTGGCTCCAAGaagagtataataaaataaacaagaccCAAAATTTACTAAActtgcaaataaaatttaatagaataatgcAGAAAGAGAAAGAGtttgatgaattaaaaaagaaagttattaaacaaaacattagttttaataaaaatgattattttatcaataaaagagaaaaaaataataaaacaaatgatgaAAAAACATTagtagaaaaagaaaatattgatgATCGAGACCTCATCATAGAGGAAAGCGAAAATAGGGAAGATGATTCTGACAGTGAAGAAGTAAATTTAGATCCTAATGAGGAAAATAACACTAAG atttatataagtagtagaaCTCATAGTCAGCTGTCACAGTTTGTGGGTGAAATCAAACGAACGGTATTCAATGATAACACTAGAGTAATCACCCTTGCTTCGAGACAACATTACTGCATAAATTctgatgtaaataaattaaataatgttaatcttattaatgaaag atgCCTCGATATGCAGAAATCTAAAACGAAATCAACTTCCATTGCTGAAGAGGGTAAAGTGTTgaagaaaacaaaaacaaaatcttgTTCAGCATGCCCATACTATAATCAGACCAATATAACTAAGTTAAAAGATCAATTACTTGTTGAAATAATGGATATGGAAGACATAATAAAGTGTGGTAAACAATTGAAAGCATGTCCTTACTATGCTTCCAGGATGGCATTGGATGAGTCGGAG GTAGTATTAATAAGCCATGCTGGCATAGTTAGTAGTGGAGCAAGATCAGGAATATCTCTAAAATTAAAAGACAATGTTTTAATCTTAGATGAAGCCCATGGTTTAACTGCAGCTTTAGAAAATGCTCATTCTGCACCAGTTTCTTCCAGACAATTGGGATCTGTAAAGACATTTTTGGATTTCTACATTAACAAATACAGGACTCGTTTTAGTAGCAAGAGTCTTTTGCAGTTGAATCAAGTTAGTTTTGTTATTGGAAAGTTATTag GTCTTATAAAACCAAAATCGGCAAATGATAAGAAGCAACAAGTGACAATATACAAACTTGAGGATTTTGTAATACAGTCTGAAATAGATCATATGAACCTACGTCCCTTAGTGGAATTCTGTAGACATACTAGATTGGCCCCAAAACTACACGGGTTTTCGATAAGATATAGCCAGCAAGGGCTTGAagaggaaaataaaaaagaattaatcaACAAAAAGGCTAATTTTAAGGAGTTTCTTAGTAACATATCAAAGAAGAAAAATGAATATGAGCAAGTTGAAAACACACCAAAATTagaaatcaaaacaaataatcag atGCCTGTATTATCAACGGAAACATCAGCCGGTAGTGGGCTATATGCTATACTGGATTTCTTGGAGAGGTTGTGTGACCGAAGTGCAAATGGGAGAGTTTTAGCGCAACTTGGGGAAACTGGACAGCTCAAATATCTTCTTTTGAACCCAGCAGAACATTTCGAGCAAGTTGTCAGTCAGTGCAGATCT GTTATTGTAGCAGGAGGCACGATGGAACCAGTGAATGAGTTTCAAGCGTTGCTAACAAATAACCAGTCGAGCACAGAATGTGTTAATATCGTAAAATGTGGACATGTTGTCGCGCCAGAGAATGTATTGGGAGTTTGTCTATCAAAAGGTCCCTCCAATatcagtttgaattttttatatgaaaaccgAACTTCAAAAGATTTG ctGAACGAAGTTGGTCGCATACTAAGAAACGTTTGCAGCATAGTACCCGACGGTGTCGTATGTTTTCTTCCATCGTACTCTTACGAACAGATGTTGTACGAACATCTTAATTGCAGTAAAGTCAtcgaaattataagtaaaaagaaaaagataTTCCGGGAACCTAAATTAGCATCGGAAGTTGAtgag GTTTTACAAAAGTATGCAACAGCTATAAATAGTAAAGGTACAGGGACAGAGACCCATAATGGTGCTCTCTTATTTAGTGTTGTTGGTGGAAAATTAAGTGAAGGTCTAAATTTTAG TGATCAGTGA
- the LOC126768890 gene encoding ATP-dependent DNA helicase DDX11 isoform X2, which translates to MQKEKEFDELKKKVIKQNISFNKNDYFINKREKNNKTNDEKTLVEKENIDDRDLIIEESENREDDSDSEEVNLDPNEENNTKIYISSRTHSQLSQFVGEIKRTVFNDNTRVITLASRQHYCINSDVNKLNNVNLINERCLDMQKSKTKSTSIAEEGKVLKKTKTKSCSACPYYNQTNITKLKDQLLVEIMDMEDIIKCGKQLKACPYYASRMALDESEVVLISHAGIVSSGARSGISLKLKDNVLILDEAHGLTAALENAHSAPVSSRQLGSVKTFLDFYINKYRTRFSSKSLLQLNQVSFVIGKLLGLIKPKSANDKKQQVTIYKLEDFVIQSEIDHMNLRPLVEFCRHTRLAPKLHGFSIRYSQQGLEEENKKELINKKANFKEFLSNISKKKNEYEQVENTPKLEIKTNNQMPVLSTETSAGSGLYAILDFLERLCDRSANGRVLAQLGETGQLKYLLLNPAEHFEQVVSQCRSVIVAGGTMEPVNEFQALLTNNQSSTECVNIVKCGHVVAPENVLGVCLSKGPSNISLNFLYENRTSKDLLNEVGRILRNVCSIVPDGVVCFLPSYSYEQMLYEHLNCSKVIEIISKKKKIFREPKLASEVDEVLQKYATAINSKGTGTETHNGALLFSVVGGKLSEGLNFSDNLGRCVMVIGMPYPNVKSPELQEKMSYMNKIKPGAGSVYYENLCMKAVNQCIGRAVRHANDFACVLLVDERYSRPQTITALPSFVQKSLISNCTFGQTMGCVAKFFARHKEEKNINVSK; encoded by the exons atgcAGAAAGAGAAAGAGtttgatgaattaaaaaagaaagttattaaacaaaacattagttttaataaaaatgattattttatcaataaaagagaaaaaaataataaaacaaatgatgaAAAAACATTagtagaaaaagaaaatattgatgATCGAGACCTCATCATAGAGGAAAGCGAAAATAGGGAAGATGATTCTGACAGTGAAGAAGTAAATTTAGATCCTAATGAGGAAAATAACACTAAG atttatataagtagtagaaCTCATAGTCAGCTGTCACAGTTTGTGGGTGAAATCAAACGAACGGTATTCAATGATAACACTAGAGTAATCACCCTTGCTTCGAGACAACATTACTGCATAAATTctgatgtaaataaattaaataatgttaatcttattaatgaaag atgCCTCGATATGCAGAAATCTAAAACGAAATCAACTTCCATTGCTGAAGAGGGTAAAGTGTTgaagaaaacaaaaacaaaatcttgTTCAGCATGCCCATACTATAATCAGACCAATATAACTAAGTTAAAAGATCAATTACTTGTTGAAATAATGGATATGGAAGACATAATAAAGTGTGGTAAACAATTGAAAGCATGTCCTTACTATGCTTCCAGGATGGCATTGGATGAGTCGGAG GTAGTATTAATAAGCCATGCTGGCATAGTTAGTAGTGGAGCAAGATCAGGAATATCTCTAAAATTAAAAGACAATGTTTTAATCTTAGATGAAGCCCATGGTTTAACTGCAGCTTTAGAAAATGCTCATTCTGCACCAGTTTCTTCCAGACAATTGGGATCTGTAAAGACATTTTTGGATTTCTACATTAACAAATACAGGACTCGTTTTAGTAGCAAGAGTCTTTTGCAGTTGAATCAAGTTAGTTTTGTTATTGGAAAGTTATTag GTCTTATAAAACCAAAATCGGCAAATGATAAGAAGCAACAAGTGACAATATACAAACTTGAGGATTTTGTAATACAGTCTGAAATAGATCATATGAACCTACGTCCCTTAGTGGAATTCTGTAGACATACTAGATTGGCCCCAAAACTACACGGGTTTTCGATAAGATATAGCCAGCAAGGGCTTGAagaggaaaataaaaaagaattaatcaACAAAAAGGCTAATTTTAAGGAGTTTCTTAGTAACATATCAAAGAAGAAAAATGAATATGAGCAAGTTGAAAACACACCAAAATTagaaatcaaaacaaataatcag atGCCTGTATTATCAACGGAAACATCAGCCGGTAGTGGGCTATATGCTATACTGGATTTCTTGGAGAGGTTGTGTGACCGAAGTGCAAATGGGAGAGTTTTAGCGCAACTTGGGGAAACTGGACAGCTCAAATATCTTCTTTTGAACCCAGCAGAACATTTCGAGCAAGTTGTCAGTCAGTGCAGATCT GTTATTGTAGCAGGAGGCACGATGGAACCAGTGAATGAGTTTCAAGCGTTGCTAACAAATAACCAGTCGAGCACAGAATGTGTTAATATCGTAAAATGTGGACATGTTGTCGCGCCAGAGAATGTATTGGGAGTTTGTCTATCAAAAGGTCCCTCCAATatcagtttgaattttttatatgaaaaccgAACTTCAAAAGATTTG ctGAACGAAGTTGGTCGCATACTAAGAAACGTTTGCAGCATAGTACCCGACGGTGTCGTATGTTTTCTTCCATCGTACTCTTACGAACAGATGTTGTACGAACATCTTAATTGCAGTAAAGTCAtcgaaattataagtaaaaagaaaaagataTTCCGGGAACCTAAATTAGCATCGGAAGTTGAtgag GTTTTACAAAAGTATGCAACAGCTATAAATAGTAAAGGTACAGGGACAGAGACCCATAATGGTGCTCTCTTATTTAGTGTTGTTGGTGGAAAATTAAGTGAAGGTCTAAATTTTAG tgatAATTTGGGTCGATGTGTGATGGTAATCGGAATGCCTTATCCAAACGTAAAATCCCCAGAGCTACAAGAAAAGATGAGttatatgaacaaaataaaGCCTGGTGCAGGAAGCGTTTACTATGAAAATTTGTGTATGAAAGCTGTCAACCAGTGTATTG GTCGAGCTGTGAGACATGCCAATGATTTTGCTTGTGTTTTGCTAGTAGATGAAAGATATTCTAGACCTCAAACCATTACAGCTTTACCATCATTTGTCCag AAATCTCTAATATCAAATTGCACATTTGGTCAAACAATGGGATGTGTGGCTAAGTTTTTTGCAAGGCACAAggaggaaaaaaatattaatgtttcaaaataa
- the LOC126769008 gene encoding NAD-dependent protein deacylase-like: MCIILVRVIRSAVRHTNFQTMANRQSSDIVKFKESLKAAKEIVILSGAGISAESGIPTFRGAGGYWRKYQASSLATPEAFRSSPSLVWEFYHYRREVAAQAQPNTGHIAIEKFETKYGVEKKVTVITQNVDSLHTRAGTNNLIELHGNLFKTRCTKCKEVLDNTDIPICEALANRGAPDANIVGSDIPIKSLPHCKKENCNGLLRPHIIWFGESLEPAVLEKAGEAMESCDICLVVGTSSVVYPAAMFAPQAAQRGVIVAEFNIEPTPATPNFHYYFEGPCGKTLPIALSD; the protein is encoded by the exons ATGTGCATAATCTTAGTCAGGGTCATACGTAGTGCAGTTAGACATACTAATTTCCAAACAATGGCCAATCGCCAATCCAGTGATATCGTTAAGTTTAAGGAATCATTAAAAGCGGCAAAAGAAATAGTCATATTGTCAGGCGCTGGGATAAGTGCTGAATCAGGAATACCGACGTTCAGAGGAGCAGGTGGATATTGGAGAAAATATCAGGCATCTTCTTTGGCAACGCCAGAGGCATTCCGTAGCAGTCCTAGTCTGGTTTGGGAATTTTATCACTATAGGCGAGAAGTAGCAGCACAAGCACAACCAAACACA GGACACATAGCTATAGAAAAATTTGAAACGAAATATGGTgttgaaaaaaaagtaacagtaaTAACTCAAAATGTTGATAGCCTCCATACAAGAGCTGGTACAAACAATCTAATTGAGCTTCATGGTAACTTATTCAAGACCCGTTGCACCAAATGCAAAGAAGTATTAGACAACACAGACATTCCTATTTGTGAG GCTTTAGCTAATCGGGGAGCACCAGATGCTAATATTGTTGGATCAGATATCCCAATTAAATCTCTACCACactgtaaaaaagaaaattgcaaTGGTCTCTTAAGACCACATATTATCTGGTTTGGTGAAAGTTTAGAACCTGCTGTTTTGGAAAAAGCAG GAGAAGCCATGGAAAGCTGTGATATATGTCTTGTAGTTGGAACATCTTCTGTGGTGTACCCTGCAGCAATGTTTGCACCCCAAGCAGCCCAGAGGGGAGTTATTGTTGCTGAATTTAACATTGAACCTACACCAGCAACAccaaattttcattattactttGAGGGGCCATGTGGAAAAACACTACCCATAGCTCTATcagattga